A stretch of the Salmo salar chromosome ssa20, Ssal_v3.1, whole genome shotgun sequence genome encodes the following:
- the gpr171 gene encoding P2Y purinoceptor 14 isoform X1: MDSYFNTSSVQTMNYTVGNGSGSASCSLMEVSAHPFFTVTYSLIFLVGLVLNGFTVRIYFCRAQRRQSNMTVYLQNLAVADFFLSLCLPLRIANYATHNSTLMRHVYCNFGATAFYLNMYASILFMDYIAANRYLKIVRPLETHALQTVRAAHYISMATWVTLLASSSAYLTVSLLTTWGADLIPGNIGCDALHSTQLLLLYKIIHSFSAAIFLFVLFSLLFFYWGTILRLRQAQLNQQKHPSCGSGRNLSRSKRNMLVLVAVFCVCFVPYHLVRLPYAFLRPFLRRCYWHQAFYYMKELTVLLSVLNACLDPLIYFIFCKSFRAQLGMQRRFSTTMAQPDSTAPPPGARRISQGNLTTLSRTQTRTSFSMSRRASVI, from the exons ATGGACAGCTATTTCAACACATCCTCTGTACAGACCATGAACTACACTGTGGGGAATGGTTCCGGGTCGGCCTCTTGCAGCTTGATGGAGGTCTCCGCCCACCCATTCTTCACCGTAACCTACTCCCTGATCTTCCTGGTGGGCCTGGTTCTCAACGGCTTCACGGTGCGGATCTACTTCTGCCGAGCCCAGCGCCGCCAATCCAACATGACAGTATATCTGCAGAACCTGGCTGTGGCAGACTTCTTCCTCAGCCTGTGTCTGCCGCTCCGCATTGCCAACTACGCCACCCACAACTCGACCCTCATGCGCCACGTCTACTGCAACTTTGGAGCCACGGCCTTCTACCTCAACATGTATGCCAGCATCCTCTTCATGGACTACATCGCAGCCAACAG GTACCTGAAGATCGTCCGTCCTCTGGAGACCCACGCCCTGCAAACGGTGCGCGCCGCCCACTACATCTCCATGGCAACCTGGGTCACCCTTCTGGCCTCATCATCTGCGTACCTGACCGTATCCCTCCTCACCACTTGGGGTGCAGATCTCATCCCCGGGAACATAGGCTGCGATGCCCTCCACAGCACCCAGCTTCTACTGCTCTACAAGATCATCCACAGTTTCTCGGCCGCCATCTTCCTCTTCGTTCTGTTTTCCCTCCTCTTTTTCTACTGGGGCACCATCCTCAGGCTGCGGCAGGCGCAGCTGAACCAGCAGAAACATCCTTCCTGTGGATCCGGAAGGAACCTCAGCCGCTCCAAGAGAAACATGCTAGTTCTGGTCGCTGTGTTCTGCGTGTGCTTCGTGCCGTACCACCTGGTACGCCTGCCCTACGCCTTCCTCCGGCCCTTCTTGCGCAGGTGTTACTGGCATCAGGCCTTCTACTACATGAAGGAGCTGACTGTGCTGCTGTCAGTCCTCAACGCCTGCCTGGACCCACTCATCTACTTCATCTTCTGTAAGTCCTTCAGGGCCCAGCTGGGCATGCAGAGGCGTTTTAGTACGACAATGGCACAGCCAGACAGTACAGCCCCACCGCCAGGAGCTAGGAGAATTAGCCAGGGGAACCTGACCACCCTGTCACGCACCCAGACAAGGACGTCGTTCAGCATGTCGAGACGGGCCAGTGTCATTTAG